The Limisphaera ngatamarikiensis genome includes a window with the following:
- a CDS encoding HU family DNA-binding protein yields the protein MTVTKRDLVLSITKKLGHPQLLVQDVVQAVFDRMFEALARGDKIELRGFGVFEVKVRKARVGRNPHQPEKDIPIPARAVVRFKPGKDLREAVLKLTPSGTNPPSDAPSAA from the coding sequence ATGACTGTCACCAAACGGGATCTGGTCCTGTCCATCACCAAGAAGCTGGGTCACCCCCAGTTGCTGGTGCAGGACGTGGTCCAAGCGGTGTTCGACCGGATGTTCGAGGCTCTCGCGCGCGGGGATAAGATTGAGTTGCGGGGGTTCGGCGTGTTTGAAGTCAAGGTCCGAAAGGCACGTGTCGGCCGTAACCCTCATCAACCGGAAAAGGACATTCCCATTCCGGCCCGCGCGGTGGTCCGGTTCAAACCGGGCAAGGACCTTCGAGAAGCCGTGCTCAAGCTGACACCGTCGGGGACCAATCCACCTTCTGACGCACCTTCTGCTGCCTGA